The Epilithonimonas zeae genome contains the following window.
TATTGGACAGGTAATAATTTTAGAAGAACAGGTGAAAATCTTATTGTAGATGCAACTTTTTTCAAAGTAAGAGAGATTGCTTTAAGCTATGATTTGCCAAAGTCTCTTTTAGCATCTACATTTGTAAATGGGGTTACATTTAGCCTATATGCAAGAAATCCAATCGCAATATATGCAAAAAGTAATAGAAACTTTGCTGATCCAGAAACTTCAAATTATACCGGAAATTTATCTGGAATTGCTGACACTTCACAATATCCAACTACTAGAGTATTCGGATTTAAATTAAATGCAACTTTCTAAATTAAAAAAAATGAAAAATAAAATAATATTAATGGCATTATCGGCTACTTTGCTTAGTAGCATATCGTGTAATGATTTTTTAGATACTAATATAGACCCAGATAGAGCAGATGCGAATTTGCTCACTCCAAACTATATTTTTCCAGGAGCTGTAACAGGTGGATCAGTTTTTAGCGCGACTGCTGGAAGTTATGTACAAGCTAGAGTTTTAAACGCCTTTGCAAGCTTACAAATGAATAGTTTAGCGGGGAATTCATATTCATTCGGAACGCCATTTGTAGATGACTATACTCCCAATATTACTTCTGGTTATAATTCAGCGATTTGGGATGCTATGTTTAGACAAATTACGAATTTTCAAACAATTATTGATTATAACGATCCAAATGGTCAATATAAACAATTTAAAGCGATGTCAATGATTATGAAAGCTTATCATGTACAGATTCTTACAGATTTATATGGTGATATGCCCTACACAGAAGCTTTCAAAAGAGAATTAAATCTTTCGCCTAAATATGATAAAGGAGAAGATATATATAAAGCATCCATCGCAGATTTGGAAAGTGCGGTTCAATTAATTAATTCTGGTACTGGTGCTAATCCTGGTAGCGCAGATGTTGTCTTTGGAGGGACTATGCCAAGTTGGATTGCTTTTGCTAATACTATTAAGTTGAGATATCTTATAAGAATGTCTAACGTAACAGGCGAAATGGCTACTTACAGAGATCAAAAATTAGCTACCTTGGCTGGTGCAACATTTTCTGCTAGTAATGTGACCATGAATCCAGGATATTCTTCTACAAGCGATTCTAAGCAAAATCCATGGACTAATTATTGGGTTGTTCTTAGTTCAGGTGCAAGACCAGTATCAGGTAACCAAAGCTATACTTTGTATACGGCTTCTGAACATATTGCTTTGGCTTTGAATGGTAATAAAAGATATATTCCTACATCTGCAACGACTAGTGTTGAATATAATGATCCTAGAGATGTTTATCAAAAATTCAATGGGATAAAAGATGGTAGATCAGGAAGATTATTTACGTTGATTACTCCAGCCGGTCGTGATGCTACAGAAGCAACTGTAGAAGGTGTGAGACAAGGGGCTACGCCTGGTCAAGCAGGGGCTGAAGCAGGTAGAACAGGAAATACTGTATCTAGATTTGGTTTAGGATTAATTGTAGGTAATAATACTACAATTACATCAACTGCTCCTGCTGATATTGTTGCAGCTGCATCAGCAAAACCAGTTGTTTTGTTATCAAAAGCGGAGACAGAATTTTTATTAGCTGAAGCTGCACTTAGATATCCAGCTGTTTTCGGGAATGATAAAGGACATTTTGAAGCTGGGATTACAGCTTCATACTCTTATCTTGGAGCAACGGGGGCAGCAGCTTATATTACTAGTATAAATGCAGTTCCAAAATTAGGTTGGACAGGTTCTAATGATAATAAACTTGAAGCTATTATGACTCAGAAATGGATTGCCTTAACTGGTATTAATCCGGAACAATCATTCTTTGATTATACTAGAACCGGGTATCCTATTACTCCTATGGCAACTATTGCTACAGGAACGGTGAAGCCAAATAGATTGATTTATCCTACGTCAGAATATGCATCAAATGCTAATAATGTTCCAAACATGACGGCGACTGATGTATTTACAAAAAATCAATTTACCCCATTCTGGGCTAGATAGAATAACAATATTATTTTCGTCAAAGAGCTGTCTATTTTGGACAGCTCTTTTTGTATATAGATTTATTAGATTTTTTTAAATAAATGACTTTCAATCTTATCTTTTTGTACTTTTATAAAAAAACTATTAATCTTCTTCTGATATTATCAAAATTGCTCTATGAAAAAACTTTTTCTATTTTTTCTTTTTCTCCTTTTTCAAAATAATATAAAAGCTCAGTTAGATTTGGAACATTGGTTTCCTTCTGTTTTTAGTTCTGGTGCTAATGTCAAAAGTGCTGTTGTATCACTTTCTACAGATAAAACAATACCTTTTAACGTTTATATTTATAATGGCAATAATCTCGTAGGTAATGTAAAGATTGATAAATATAATCCAATAGAATATGATCTGGTAGTTGCAAATATTATACAATCTGTATATACTTCTTTTATAGGAGATACTATGATTCCTCTTGACAGAGGTTTACATCTTGTGGGTGAGAATAGTTTTTATGCAAATCTTAAATACGTTGGTGCGAATACAGAGATAATATCATCAAAAGGGAAAAGCGCCTTAGGGAAATCATTCTTCGTGGTTAATGATCAAAATCTTTTGAATGGTAGTTTTAATCCAAATCCAATGAATTATCAAGCGAGTATCACTGCGTATTACGATAATACAAAAATAAAAATATCAGGTTACAAAAATGGTTTAAAATTTACCAATGGATCTACAAATAATGAAATTAATATTACTTTAAATAAAAATCAATCTTACATAGTTGCAGCTTTAAAAAAAGATAATACAACCGGGGCACTTAATGATTACTTTGATCCTCATCTTATCGGTGCAACTATAGTATCTGATAAACCTATTGTTGTTAATAATGGAAATCTTTTAAGTCAAGATGCAGCTTTAGATGGTGGAAGTGTTAATATAGATCAAAGTATGCCGGTTGATAAATTGGGAAAAGAATATTTGGTTGTCAATGGTATGGCTGCAGGTAAATACTTTACAGAAAAAGCAATAATTGTGGCCACAGAGGATGGGACGCAGATTTTCTTTAATAATGAAAATACCCCACTTTTTACATTAAATAAAGGAGAACATTATATAGGACCATATCAAGCGGATAAAAAATTCATTGAAGGTTCTGAGTCTTCTTTTATAAATGAAGAGGGTAGAGAAATTACTACTTCTGCTATGTTTATCAGAGCTACAAAACCTATCTATTGTTATCAACTTTTAGCAACATTTTATGATAAGCCTATTGACCCTCGAAATTATGTATATAAAGTAGATAAGACTAGTGCTATGCTTTTTTCTTATCCTTTAGATAAAGAATATCAAATAAAGAATGTTACAATTCCCTTTATCGACGATATCGGAGGACAGGAAATGCGAAGCAAACTTTCCATCAAAACTGAAAAAAATGCGAACATTAAGATAAATGGAGTTCAGTTAACTGGAGGAACAGATATTTTAGGGAAACCCAATTGGATATATCATACCATCCAGAACTCTAAAGGAAATGTAGTGATAGAATCGGACAAAAGTTTAAATGTAGATTTTGTTGGTGGTACAACGACTGCATATTCTAGTTCTTATTCTGGTTATGCAGGAAGTGTAGTAAGTTACAGTAATGACCCTTTCATTACAATGAATGGAAATTGTATAGAAGAAGGATTACTTCTAAAACTCAATAATACAGATTTTGATAAAATACAATGGCAAAAAGATGGAGTAGATATCGTTGGGGCAAATCAAGCTACTTATATTCCGACCGAGCCAGGACTATATACTTGTGTTTTAACTTATTCTAATGTAACTTATACAACTAATAGTTTTAATATTACTCACTGCCCTTATACAGTTGTAGATAAAGATTTTGGAAAAATATGTGATGACATAGCATTCACTCCAAAATTTTCTACACCTAATGAATCCGAAAAGATTTCTAAGTTAGAAATTTTGACAGAACCAATGTATGGAAAAGTTATCAAAGATAATTTAAATTTAAAGTATATTCCAAACGTGGATTTTACCGGAGATGATAGGTTTGTCTATAGAATTTGTACAGAAACTATGGGACTATGTGAAACTATAAAGGCTAGTGTATTTGTTAATGAAAGACCTGTTGCAGAAATAAAACCTGAGTTATATCCTATTTCTGAATCCAATGGTAAAGGAAAATATGACCTCACAGAAACTATTATTGACAAAGGTAAGAATGATTATAAATTTTATGAAGATAGTGATTTGACAAAATTTATTGATAAGCCTGAAGCGTATGAAACAGCGCTTTTGACCGCATACGTTAAAATTACATCACCAACAGATTGTTTTATCAAAAAAGAAATCAAGCTTTTGACATTACAGGAAAATATAGAGCTTCCAAACTTCTTTTCTCCCAATGGTGATGGTATTAATGATTTTTGGGATTATTCTAAGCTAAAAGACTATTCTGAACTGGAAATATCTATCTATAATAAAATAGGCAGTAAGGTATTTGAACATTCTATCTCAAATACAGATTTTAAATGGAACGGAAAAGATTACAGCGGAAAACCTTTATCTTCCAATACTTATTGGAGTTTATTAAAATGGAAAAATGCAAGGACAGGTGTTCCAATATCAAAACAAATGTGGATATTGCTAAAATCAATAGATTAAAAAATAAAAATACGATTCAACTGAATCGCATTTTTTATCTAAATTTTCATATTCTACTTTCCAAACAAACCACCACCCATTCCAGGCATATTCGGCATTTTGCTCATCATCTGCATCATTTGTTTACCTTGAGGACCTTGCATCATTTTCATCATTTTCCCCATTTGGTCAAACTGTTTCATTAGTGCATTCACATCTTCCAATTTTCTTCCTGCACCTTTAGCAATTCTTTGTTTTCTTGAAACATTGATGATAGAAGGTCTTCTTCTCTCTTCTGGTGTCATCGAGTGGATAATAGCTTCAATATGTTTGAAAGCATCATCATTGATATCGACATCTTTGATCGCTTTTCCAACACCCGGAATCATCCCCATCAAATCCTTCATATTACCCATTTTCTTGATTTGGTTGATTTGCTTCAAGAAGTCATCAAAGCCAAATTCATTCTTAGCAATTTTCTTATGAAGTTTTTTAGCTTCCTCTTCGTCAAATTGTTCCTGAGCTCTTTCTACCAAGGAAACAACATCTCCCATTCCAAGGATTCTGTCCGCCATCCTTTCCGGATAGAAAAGGTCGAGCGCCTCCATTTTTTCGCCGGTAGAGATAAATTTGATAGGCTTTTCTACAACAGAACGGATTGTCAAAGCAGCTCCACCTCTCGTATCACCATCCAATTTAGTAAGAACAACCCCGTCAAAATTCAAAGTGTCATTAAAGGCTTTCGCCGTATTCACAGCATCCTGTCCTGTCATCGAATCTACAACGAAAAGCGTTTCAGTTGGTTTGATCGTTTGATGAACTGACTTGATTTCATTCATCATTTGCTCATCAATCGCCAAACGGCCAGCTGTATCCACGATAATCGTGTCAAAGCCTTTAGACTTGGCATAATTAATCGCATTCTCAGCAATCGCTACAGGATTTTTATTGTCGATTTCCGTATAAACTTCAATATTGATTTGTCCTCCCAGAACTTTCAACTGGTCGATCGCCGCAGGTCTGTAAACGTCACAAGCTACCAAAAGTGGTTTTTTGCTTCTTTTTTGTTTCAGATAGTTGGCTAATTTTCCTGAGAAAGTCGTTTTACCAGAACCTTGAAGACCGGCAATCAAAATCACAGTAGGTTTTCCGGAAAGGTTGATCCCCTCTTGTGAACCACCCATCAGATCCACCAATTCGTCATGAACAATTTTCGTCATCAATTGTCCCGGCGTTAGCGATGTCAAAACGTTTTCACCAATCGCTTTATCCTGAACTCTTTTTGTGAGGTCTTTGGCAACTTTATAATTTACATCGGCATCCACCAATGCTCTTCGGATTTCCTTTACCGTTTCTGCAACGTTGATTTCCGTGATTTTTCCACGTCCGGAAATATTATGAAGCGCTTTATCTAGCTTGTCTTGTAAACTGTTAAACATAACTTTAATAAGATATTTAAGGTTGCAAAAATAAGAAAATTTAAACGAAAGTTACAGAATCATACTCTAGAATTATCAATCATCACTTATCAGTCATCGTTTATTTTATTTGGGCAGCTTAATCCGCCTTCCGCTCCCAATCTTTTTTGCAGAAAGATTTCAGATTCAATAGAAGTTGAGTAAGCGCAAAAAAGGATTTCCGCTCAAGTCGGGCTGCAGATTCTACGTATAATTAATGATCAGATTTCTTACTGGGCGAATCGCCTTTGTTAAACTTAAAAACAAAGAATCTCATAAAAAATCTTTGTGGACTTTGCGTTTAACATCCACATAAAATTGTAAATCATTCAAGTTGTTTAGAATGTTTACTTTTGCAAAAATCAAAAATTGGAAGACAAAAAAAATAACGCCTCCGATTCCCTTAGAAAATATGGAAAGTATTCGTCTGTTGTTTTTCAGATGCTTTTTATTATTGGGATTTCTTTTTGGGGCGGACATCAGTTGGATTTGTATTTTGAAACCGGTTCCAATGTTTTGGTTTTGGTGATTGGTCTCAGCGGACTTTGCCTTTCACTATACACAACCTTGAAGAGACTCGAAATTTTAAATAAAGAAGAACAGGACAATGCAAAACAAAAGTAACCTAATTATCAGTGTGATATTTTTTCTCACATTTATTATACATTTCGCAATTTGGAAATTTGCATTTCATCTGGATGAAGTCACGATAATCAAGTTTTATTTATTTCTTACAATCATTTTTATGATGATGATAACCTTGATTATTTTGATTAACAAAATTCTTCCGCAATACCAAGGATTTGCAATGATAGGACTGATTGTCATGAAATTTGGGCTGATGTTCCTTGTAAAAAACAAGCTTCATTTCGAAGCAATTCCGAATTATAAATTCCATTTTATTATTCCATATTTCATTTTGACAACGTTGCTTACATATTATGCAATTCAGTTAATTAATTATGACAAAAAACAGTAAATTAATTCTTCTAAAGAGAAAAAATAGTCTATTTTTGCAAAACGAAAAAAAAATCTACCGATGCTAAAGAAAACGGCAATTTTATTTTACAGTTTATTAATGTTTGCAACTGCTTTTGCTCAGCACGAAAATGTTGAAAACCAACACGGTAAGCCTGTAACTGAAACTCCTGAGCTTTCTGGAAAAGAAGAGAGAAGAAAGGAAGTTAAAGAGTTCGTAGACCACCATATTTTGGATGCTCACGATGTTGCCCTGATGGTGAAAGATGGTCATCATATTGGTTTTCCTTTGCCGGTTATTATTTATGATGAAGGATTTCATTTCTTTATGAGTAATACAGAAGGCGTAGATGGGCACGAGTTTATCCACGGTTCTCCGGTAGAAAGTAATGGTAAATTTTATACACTTAGCCACGAAAAAATCTACAGAACAGATTCTAAGGGGACTTTAACATTAGATAAAGATCACCACCCAACTGAAAAGAGAGTTTTAGATTTATCTATCACGAAAAGTGTTTTGGTTATTTTCTTAGTTGCTATTTTTATGATTGTGCTTTTCGGAGGAATGGCAAGATCTTATAAAAAATCTCTTGTTCCTTCTGGTGCTGCAAAATTCCTTGAACCACTTGTCATTTTTGTAAGAGATGATATTGCAATTCCAAACATTGGACATAAGTATAAGAGGTTTATGGGTTATCTACTGACTGTATTCTTTTTTATCTTGTTTCTGAATGTTTTAGGTTTGATGCCTTTTGGGATCAATGTTACGGGTAATATTGCGATTACATTTTGTTTAGCAATTGTAACTTACTTGATTACAACTTTCTCAGGCTCAAAAGATTATTGGAAACATATTTTTTGGATGCCGGGTGTTCCAGTTCCTATGAAGTTTATTATGATGCCAATAGAAATATTGGGGACATTGACAAAACCATTTGCTTTGATGATTCGTCTTTTTGCAAATATGACAGCAGGTCACATCGTTGTAATGACTTTGATTGGTTCAATTTACATTTTCGAAAATTGGATTGCAGGAGTTGCTTTCCCGTTCTTGACATTCGTAATTTATTTATTAGAAGTATTAGTAGCGTTCCTTCAAGCTTACGTATTCACAATGCTTTCAGCTTTGTTTATCGGTATGGCAGTTGAAGAGCACGAGCATGAACATGCTCATTAATTAAAAGTATAAAACAATTTTTTAAATTATATATTATGGAAATTCCTAAAATTATTGGTAGCGGACTTATCGTTATTGGTGTAGGTATCGGTCTTGGAAAAATTGGTGCTGCTGCTCTTGAAGCAATCGCTAGACAACCAGAGCAATCTGGAAAAATCCAAACTGCTATGCTTATTGCTGCTGCATTGGTAGAAGGTGTTGCTTTCGCTGCGTTATTCGCATCATAAGCCAAACAAAATTCAAAACATTGTTGCAGCGGTTGGCTGCAGCAATGTTTAATTTAAAAATTTATAAAAATTAATCTCACTATATAATGGAATTACTTCATCAGTTTTCATCAGGATTATTTATCATTCAGTCCATCATTTTCTTAGTATTACTTTTTGTATTAGGAAAGTTTGCGTGGAAACCAATTCTAAAATCTATCGACGAGAGAGAAACTTCAATCATCGATGCTCTTAACCAAGCTAAATTGGCTAAACAAGAAATGGCACAGTTGAAAGAAGATAACGAAAGAATTCTTCGTGAAGCTAGAGCTGAAAGAGATGGTATCTTGAAAGAAGCTAGAGATATGAAAGATAAAATCGTAAATCAAGCTAAAGACAGTGCTAAAGTGGAAGGTGAAAAAATGATTGAAGCAGCTAGACAATCTATCCAAACGGAAAAGAATGCGGCTATGGCTGATATCAAAAACCAAATCGGTACTTTGTCTGTGAACATCGCTGAAAATATTCTTAGAGAGAAATTGAACAACGATGGCGCACACAACGCTTTGGTAGAAAATATTCTTAACAAATCTAACCTTAACTAATCAGGATGCTTACATCTAAAGTAGCTAAAAGATACGCACAAGGTTTACTGGATTTCACACAAGAGTCTGGTAATACAGAATCTGTTTTCGTAGAGATGAAGGATATTGTGAAAATAATGTCTCTGTCCAAAGAATTGAACACATTCTTCAACACGCCTATCATTGATGCAAGAAAGAAAGAAGCGATTGCTTTAGAAATTTTTAAAGATTTTTCTCCTGTTTCGAAGAATATCATCCGATTGGTTATCAAACAAGGTAGAGAATCTCAGCTTAAAAATATTGCTCAGGAATTCATCAATAAAGTAGAAGATATCAAAGGAACGCAACGTATTTCTTTGGTTACAGCTAGCAAATTGTCAGAGCAAAATATTCAAAAAATAATTGCTGATTCTAATATGGTAAATGTTTCTAACTATGATTTGGAAACGATTATCAAACCAGATATCTTGGGAGGTTATATCCTAAGAGTAGGTGACCAGCAAATCGATGCTTCAGTTAAAACCAAACTGAACAATATCAAAAAAGAATTTCAACTTAATTAAGAAAAAACAACCATATAATGGCAGAAATAAATCCGGCAGAAGTATCAGCGATACTGAAGCAGCAATTAGCAAATTTCGATACTCAATCTAACGTAGAAGAAGTTGGAACTGTACTTACAATCGGTGATGGTATCGCTCGTGTTTACGGTTTAGAAAATGTGCAGTACGGAGAATTGGTAAGATTCGAAGCTGGAGTAGAAGGTATCGTTCTTAACCTTGAAGAAGACAACGTAGGTGTGGCTCTTCTTGGGGAATCCAAAATGGTAAGAGAAGGTGATACTGTAAAAAGAACTAACAGAATCTCTTCTATCAAAGTTGGTGAAGGAATGCTTGGTAGAGTTGTTGATACTCTAGGAAATCCAATCGATGGTAAAGGACCTATCGGTGGTGAGCTTTACGAGATGCCTTTGGAAAGAAAAGCGCCGGGAGTTATCTTCCGTCAGCCGGTAACCGAGCCACTTCAGACTGGTATCGTTGCTATCGATTCTATGATTCCGGTAGGAAGAGGACAAAGAGAGTTGATTATTGGTGACAGACAAACTGGTAAAACAGTTGTTGCTATCGACACGATCATCAATCAAAAAGAATTTTATGATGCTGGTCAGCCAGTATATTGTATATATGTTGCAATTGGACAAAAAGCTTCAACTGTAGCTCAAATCGTTAAAACGTTAGAAGACAAAGGTGCTTTGGCTTATACAGTTATCGTTGCAGCTAACGCTTCTGACCCAGTTCCAATGCAGGTTTACTCTGCAATGGCAGGTGCTTCTATCGGAGAATACTTCAGAGATACTGGTCGTGCTGCTTTGATTGTTTATGATGATTTATCTAAACAAGCGGTTGCTTACCGTGAGCTTTCTCTTCTATTGAGAAGACCACCAGGACGTGAGGCTTACCCAGGAGACGTTTTCTACCTACACTCAAGATTGTTGGAAAGAGCAGCAAAAGTTATTGCTGATGATTCTATCGCAAAACAAATGAACGATTTGCCAGAATCTTTGAAGCCAATCGTAAAAGGTGGTGGTTCATTAACAGCCCTTCCAATCATCGAAACTCAGGCTGGTGACGTTTCTGCATATATCCCGACAAACGTTATCTCTATTACAGACGGACAGATTTTCTTGGAAACAGATTTGTTTAACTCAGGGGTTCGTCCGGCAATCAACGTTGGTATCTCTGTATCGAGAGTTGGAGGTAACGCTCAGATCAAATCAATGAAAAAAGTTTCTGGAACTTTGAAATTAGACCAGGCTCAATATAAAGAATTGGAAGCGTTTGCTAAATTCGGTTCTGACTTAGATGCTGCTACATTGGCAGTAATCTCTAAAGGAGAAAGAAACGTGGAGCTTTTGAAGCAGCCAGTTAACTCTCCACTTCCGGTAGAAAATCAGGTAGCGATGATTTACGCAGGAACTGAGAATCTATTGAGAAATATCCCAATCAGAAAGGTAAAAGAATTCCAGGTAGAATATGTGGATTTCTTGAAAAACAAACATCCAGAAGTGATGGCAGCTCTTAAAGCCGGTAAAATTGATGACCAATTAACTGGAGTTTTGAAACAAGTTGCAACAGAACTTTCTGCGAAATACAACTAAAAAAGTTCAATGTTCAAGGATTCAGAACGATTGTTTTGAAACCTTGAACTTTTTAAACAATAATCTTTGAACTAAAGAATGGCAAACTTAAAAGAAATACGAGGCAGAATTTCATCTATATCTTCTACGATGCAGATTACAAGTGCTATGAAAATGGTTTCCGCTGCGAAACTGAAGAAAGCACAAGACGCAATCGTAATGCTGAGACCTTACTCAGAAAAACTTCAGGAGATTATAGAGAACGTAAGTGCTGCTTCTGATGCTGAGAATATCTCAGAATTCGCTATAGAAAGAGAAGTTAAAAAAGTGCTTTTCATCACCGTGACTTCCAACAGAGGTTTGGCTGGAGCTTTCAACTCTTCTGTTATCAAAGAATTGAACACTCAGTTCTCTACTAACGAAAATGTAGAAGTAGAAGTTTTAACCATCGGTAAGAAAGCTTTTGATGCACTTAGAAAAAACAAAACTGTTTACGAAAACCACAGTTCTTTGTTTGACAACCTTTCTTTCGACCACGTTTCAAATATGACAAGTAAAGTGATGTCAGATTTCAAAGCTGGAAAGTTTGACAAAGTTTACGTTGTTTATAACAAATTCATCAACGCTGCTACTCAGGAAGTAGTAACTGAGCAGGTTTTACCAATTGCAGTTTCTGTAGAGAAAACAAGCTCAGACGTTAATGTAGATTACATCTTCGAACCAGGCAGACAAGAAATTTTGGAAACATTAATTCCAAAATCGATTAAAACTCAGATATTCAAAGCGGTGCTAGATTCCGTAGCGTCAGAACACGGTGCAAGGATGACAGCGATGCACAAGGCGACCGATAATGCAGAAGCACTTAGAAATGACCTTAAGATTTTCTATAACAAAGCAAGACAGGCAGCCATCACCAACGAAATATTAGAAATTGTTTCCGGAGCAGAAGCGCTTAAGAACAGTTAATTAAAGATAAGTTAAAGTTAGTAGTTAGTTATAAAAAGCATTGGAGGTCAAACTTCAGTGCTTTTTATTATTTTGGGCAGCTTTTCCGCCTTCCGCTCCCAATCTTTTCACTCCACTTCGTTGCGT
Protein-coding sequences here:
- the atpG gene encoding ATP synthase F1 subunit gamma, which produces MANLKEIRGRISSISSTMQITSAMKMVSAAKLKKAQDAIVMLRPYSEKLQEIIENVSAASDAENISEFAIEREVKKVLFITVTSNRGLAGAFNSSVIKELNTQFSTNENVEVEVLTIGKKAFDALRKNKTVYENHSSLFDNLSFDHVSNMTSKVMSDFKAGKFDKVYVVYNKFINAATQEVVTEQVLPIAVSVEKTSSDVNVDYIFEPGRQEILETLIPKSIKTQIFKAVLDSVASEHGARMTAMHKATDNAEALRNDLKIFYNKARQAAITNEILEIVSGAEALKNS